From the genome of Candidatus Ancaeobacter aquaticus, one region includes:
- the ruvC gene encoding crossover junction endodeoxyribonuclease RuvC — MRIIGVDPGTRITGYGVIDASNSRVVSVAYGCVKNSPKLTLPQCFSKIFRELTQVIATFKPNVFAIEDIFYCKNVRSAVKLGEARGVALLTAAEAGLETFEYTPRKVKMSVVGNGGAEKAQVQKMVQMILGIHQGFDSEDVSDALAIAICHAHTIPLKQRV; from the coding sequence ATGAGAATTATTGGTGTAGATCCGGGGACAAGGATTACCGGCTATGGTGTTATAGACGCCTCGAACTCACGTGTAGTATCTGTTGCATACGGTTGTGTAAAAAATTCTCCAAAGTTAACTCTTCCGCAATGTTTTTCAAAGATATTTAGAGAACTCACTCAGGTCATTGCCACGTTTAAACCCAATGTTTTTGCTATTGAGGACATTTTCTATTGCAAAAACGTCAGGTCAGCTGTTAAGCTGGGTGAAGCACGCGGTGTGGCGCTCCTAACGGCTGCTGAAGCGGGACTTGAAACATTTGAATATACTCCTCGAAAAGTAAAAATGTCGGTTGTCGGTAACGGTGGAGCGGAGAAAGCACAGGTGCAAAAGATGGTCCAGATGATTTTAGGGATTCATCAAGGTTTTGATTCTGAAGATGTTAGTGATGCGCTTGCGATTGCGATATGTCACGCGCACACCATACCGCTCAAACAAAGGGTATAA
- a CDS encoding P-II family nitrogen regulator: MLYEKKDTELITVVIQRGYADKVIDAAIKSGAQAATTFYARGTGVREKLGFLGVAIAPEKEVFFIVIEKEKTGQVFDAIIKAGKLDQPGNGFVFVQEVARAYGFLEEE, from the coding sequence ATGTTATACGAAAAAAAGGATACGGAACTGATTACAGTTGTTATTCAACGCGGTTATGCCGATAAAGTGATTGATGCGGCGATTAAATCGGGGGCACAGGCTGCAACAACATTTTATGCACGTGGCACAGGTGTAAGAGAAAAACTTGGCTTTCTCGGTGTGGCAATTGCCCCTGAAAAAGAGGTTTTTTTTATCGTAATCGAAAAAGAAAAAACCGGTCAGGTATTTGATGCAATTATTAAAGCGGGAAAACTTGATCAGCCAGGTAATGGTTTTGTTTTTGTACAGGAAGTTGCTCGTGCATACGGATTTTTAGAAGAGGAATAA
- a CDS encoding YebC/PmpR family DNA-binding transcriptional regulator: MSGHSKWSSIKHKKAVVDAKRGKAFSKVIKEITVAAKNGGGDPDKNPKLRMLIIKAKEVNMPQDNIVRAIKKGTGELPGVTYEEQTYEGFGPGGVAILVDVLTDNKNRSASELRMLFSKKNGNMAGAGSVNWMFNRKGYVEVSKSSVDEDKLFTVVTEAGAEDFVAEDENYEITVPVDNLEDVKKAITDADIAIEVAEVTQIPQNLVKISGKEAKQALALVEELEDHEDVQDVYANFDIAEEDMPEDSI; encoded by the coding sequence ATGAGTGGACACTCAAAGTGGTCATCGATAAAACACAAAAAAGCTGTGGTAGACGCGAAACGCGGAAAAGCTTTTAGTAAAGTGATAAAAGAAATTACAGTAGCGGCGAAAAATGGTGGAGGGGACCCTGATAAGAACCCAAAGCTTCGCATGTTAATAATAAAAGCAAAAGAAGTAAATATGCCTCAGGATAATATTGTCCGTGCTATTAAGAAAGGTACGGGTGAACTTCCCGGTGTTACTTATGAGGAGCAAACCTACGAAGGGTTTGGACCCGGTGGTGTTGCGATATTAGTTGATGTCTTAACGGATAATAAAAACCGTTCAGCGTCAGAACTTAGAATGCTTTTTTCGAAAAAGAACGGAAATATGGCCGGAGCGGGTTCTGTTAACTGGATGTTTAATAGAAAAGGATACGTTGAAGTTTCAAAATCTTCAGTCGATGAAGATAAGCTCTTTACTGTAGTAACTGAAGCTGGAGCGGAAGATTTTGTTGCTGAAGACGAGAATTATGAAATTACCGTGCCGGTAGATAACCTTGAAGATGTAAAAAAAGCTATAACTGATGCCGATATAGCAATAGAAGTAGCAGAAGTAACGCAAATTCCACAGAATCTTGTTAAAATTTCCGGGAAAGAAGCGAAGCAAGCGCTTGCGCTTGTTGAGGAGCTTGAAGATCACGAAGATGTGCAGGATGTATACGCAAACTTTGATATTGCTGAAGAAGATATGCCAGAAGATAGCATATAG
- the fusA gene encoding elongation factor G, translating into MKNFEVKDTRNFAIISHGHAGKTTLADALLFNAGVTSRIGSVEQGTTICDFDDDEKRRQISISAKLINYEWKGKVNFGIVTPGYTDFFGDVISSLHAVDGAVIVVCGANGVEVGTQKVWKQANKRNLPRMIFINKLDKEHANYISTVDSIRSIFGVNCVPITLPVGLNASLSDVANLFTGTNIDKLSGDIAGKVNEYKVMIEEAAAESDDSLTEKYLNEGSLTPEELVQGLRKGLCHNTIVPIFCGSAEKNIGVKELMDGISEDMPSPEDRGEIVTTEEDKTIKPDKKAPFSAFVFKHVVDPHAGNLTYLRIYSGTVVPNTEVANVTKGSKEKIGNILTLNGKDTKQVDSASAGDIIVVAKMKSTSYNNTLTDSSNKVELPNIEFGKPLVSLAVRPKAKGDEEKIGTGLHKITEEDPTLILARHPETKELVISGMGDLHIEIAFDRLRKRYGVEIETSVPKVAYKETIKKNAEGHCKYKKQSGGKGQYGEVYIKIEPLEKGKAFEFVDAIVGGSIPKNYIPAVEKGIIGAMGEGVLSGNKMVDVKVTLYDGSFHTVDSSEMAFKIAGSKAFKEACEKANLILLEPIMTVDVYVPGKFMGDISGLLNSKRGRIMGMDDIGDIKKITAQVPIAEIHKFATELRSLTGGQGTYEMDFSHYEEVPAQIAQKVIELSKKEEEAHAHAHAHAKE; encoded by the coding sequence ATGAAGAATTTTGAAGTGAAGGATACACGAAATTTTGCGATTATATCACATGGGCATGCAGGTAAGACGACTCTTGCTGATGCACTTCTCTTCAATGCAGGGGTTACCTCACGTATAGGGAGTGTTGAGCAAGGTACTACAATATGTGATTTTGATGACGATGAGAAGCGGCGCCAGATCAGTATCAGCGCAAAACTCATAAATTATGAATGGAAGGGGAAAGTTAATTTTGGTATTGTGACCCCAGGATATACAGATTTCTTTGGTGATGTTATTAGTTCCCTTCATGCTGTTGATGGTGCAGTTATTGTTGTGTGCGGTGCCAATGGGGTTGAAGTGGGTACCCAAAAAGTATGGAAACAAGCAAATAAAAGAAACTTACCCCGGATGATCTTTATTAACAAACTTGATAAAGAGCACGCCAATTACATATCAACTGTTGACTCAATACGATCGATCTTTGGGGTCAATTGTGTACCGATTACTTTGCCTGTTGGGCTCAATGCGTCACTTTCAGATGTTGCGAACCTGTTTACCGGAACGAATATCGATAAACTCTCTGGTGATATTGCGGGAAAAGTAAATGAATATAAGGTGATGATTGAAGAAGCAGCAGCAGAATCTGATGACTCTCTTACTGAAAAATATCTTAATGAAGGGTCTTTAACACCTGAAGAACTGGTTCAGGGGTTGCGTAAAGGTTTGTGTCATAATACGATCGTTCCAATCTTCTGTGGTTCAGCAGAGAAGAACATCGGGGTAAAAGAACTTATGGACGGTATCAGTGAAGATATGCCTTCACCTGAAGATAGAGGCGAGATAGTGACAACTGAAGAAGACAAAACTATTAAACCAGATAAAAAGGCTCCGTTTAGTGCATTTGTCTTTAAGCATGTTGTTGATCCTCACGCGGGAAACCTTACCTATCTCAGAATTTATTCAGGTACTGTTGTGCCTAATACCGAGGTAGCTAATGTTACCAAAGGATCAAAAGAAAAGATCGGTAATATTCTCACCTTAAACGGTAAAGATACAAAACAAGTTGATAGCGCTTCTGCGGGTGATATTATTGTTGTGGCAAAGATGAAAAGCACCTCGTACAATAATACTCTTACTGATTCATCAAATAAAGTCGAGTTACCAAATATTGAGTTTGGAAAGCCGCTCGTTTCTTTGGCAGTACGACCAAAGGCAAAAGGTGACGAAGAAAAGATCGGTACAGGGCTTCACAAGATTACTGAAGAAGATCCGACCCTTATTCTTGCCCGGCATCCTGAGACAAAAGAGCTTGTTATATCTGGTATGGGTGATTTGCATATTGAAATCGCGTTTGATCGTCTTCGTAAACGCTATGGTGTGGAAATTGAGACCAGTGTTCCGAAAGTAGCCTATAAAGAAACGATCAAAAAAAATGCTGAAGGGCATTGTAAATATAAGAAACAGTCCGGTGGTAAAGGCCAGTACGGAGAAGTATACATAAAAATAGAACCGCTTGAAAAAGGTAAAGCTTTTGAGTTTGTTGATGCGATCGTTGGTGGTTCCATACCAAAAAATTATATCCCTGCGGTTGAAAAGGGAATTATTGGCGCGATGGGAGAAGGAGTTCTTTCAGGAAATAAAATGGTTGATGTTAAAGTAACGCTGTATGATGGCAGCTTTCATACTGTTGACTCATCAGAAATGGCGTTTAAAATTGCCGGATCAAAGGCCTTTAAAGAAGCATGTGAAAAAGCAAACCTTATTCTTCTTGAGCCTATCATGACAGTTGATGTATATGTCCCTGGTAAGTTTATGGGTGATATTTCAGGACTACTAAACTCAAAACGCGGTAGGATTATGGGAATGGACGATATCGGTGATATTAAAAAGATAACTGCCCAAGTTCCTATAGCTGAAATACATAAGTTTGCTACTGAGTTGCGGTCACTGACCGGTGGACAGGGTACTTATGAGATGGATTTCTCTCATTACGAAGAAGTGCCCGCACAAATTGCTCAGAAAGTAATCGAGTTATCGAAAAAAGAAGAAGAAGCACATGCACATGCACATGCACATGCAAAAGAGTAG
- a CDS encoding DUF1538 domain-containing protein, with the protein MDVIIYIAKSFFSAVLMIVPLVMFLLFYQMVVMRTKVHGLKNILVGILVCVIGLAIFNEGLIFGLMQLGSQVGGSMKPPPITAIITIGIFTFILGYGATMAEPALLATALQAEELTSGALKKNLFIQAVAVGVAVGVTLGILRLVYHWPLMYILIPSYLFTIFLTFVSSARTIPISWDAGGVTTGPITVPLVLALGLGVSAGADGFGILSLASVYPIMSVLLLGVVTRRS; encoded by the coding sequence ATGGATGTAATAATATATATAGCCAAATCATTTTTTTCAGCAGTACTTATGATAGTACCGTTGGTAATGTTTTTGCTTTTTTATCAGATGGTGGTAATGAGGACTAAAGTACATGGGTTAAAGAACATATTAGTTGGTATTTTAGTATGTGTTATTGGACTTGCTATCTTTAATGAAGGGTTGATATTTGGGCTTATGCAGCTTGGGAGTCAAGTGGGAGGATCCATGAAACCACCACCGATAACTGCGATAATTACAATCGGTATTTTTACATTTATCTTAGGATATGGCGCAACCATGGCAGAACCTGCGCTACTTGCGACAGCTCTTCAAGCTGAGGAATTAACATCCGGAGCCCTCAAAAAAAACCTTTTCATTCAAGCGGTGGCTGTTGGTGTTGCCGTTGGTGTAACCTTGGGTATTTTGCGGTTAGTGTATCATTGGCCGCTTATGTATATATTGATACCATCATATTTGTTTACAATATTTCTTACGTTCGTTTCTTCTGCACGTACAATACCTATATCATGGGATGCCGGTGGTGTGACAACGGGACCTATTACCGTGCCATTGGTGCTTGCCTTAGGGCTTGGTGTTTCTGCCGGTGCAGACGGATTCGGAATCTTAAGTCTTGCAAGTGTTTATCCAATAATGTCAGTATTGCTTTTAGGTGTAGTGACTAGGAGGTCATAA
- the ruvA gene encoding Holliday junction branch migration protein RuvA, translating into MISYVKGILIESSPTRIVVDVQGIGYEIFIPLSSYENLPDQQKETKVFTYQHVREDALDLYGFLTIEEREVFKTLLGVNGIGAKLAMGILSGIAIDDLCEAIAQSNVKRLSSVPGLGKKTAERLVVELKDKIVTLSKRKISVGQIKTIGNKIYEDVTDALVALGYKSNAAEEALQKVLSEKGTSKLKTEDLVRKALQYVS; encoded by the coding sequence ATGATATCATATGTGAAAGGTATATTAATCGAATCCTCTCCGACACGTATTGTTGTAGATGTACAGGGGATAGGATATGAGATATTCATACCTCTTTCAAGTTACGAGAACCTTCCTGATCAGCAGAAAGAAACGAAAGTCTTCACGTATCAACATGTGAGAGAAGATGCTCTTGATCTCTATGGCTTTTTAACGATTGAAGAACGAGAAGTATTTAAAACGCTTTTAGGGGTAAACGGTATTGGCGCAAAGCTGGCAATGGGGATACTGAGCGGGATAGCTATTGATGATTTATGTGAAGCAATAGCCCAGAGTAATGTAAAGCGACTCTCATCAGTGCCTGGATTGGGAAAGAAAACAGCTGAACGCTTAGTGGTTGAGCTTAAAGACAAGATCGTCACTTTATCAAAAAGGAAAATTAGTGTTGGTCAGATAAAAACTATCGGTAATAAAATCTATGAAGATGTAACAGACGCGCTTGTTGCGCTTGGATATAAATCAAATGCCGCTGAAGAAGCTTTGCAGAAAGTTCTTAGTGAAAAAGGCACGAGCAAATTAAAAACTGAAGACCTCGTGCGAAAAGCATTGCAGTATGTGTCTTAA
- a CDS encoding glucose-6-phosphate isomerase, with protein sequence MSQSFKRERMLFDFNNMMDKAIGAEHGVSQEELESIIPSINDAFAEIDGKKDSKELGFAKLPYETDNAKKIVEMGKEIAKRSNDFVVVGIGGSALGNIALHKALNHPWYNHLSKKDRNDRPRIFVTDNIDPDFLKSLFDVLDLEKTFFNVITKSGDTAETMSTFFVFMDHMKKTFKGKDISSHFTATTSLTKGNLLKIAQKEGFDILEIPDDVGGRFSVLSNVGLLSLATSGIDIEELLAGARDMDEFCNNSDIWENPALMSAALQYLMYRKGKPMSVLMPYSNALKEFADWYAQLWAESLGKKVNKNGDEVFVGPTPIKALGATDQHSQVQLYREGPNDKVVTFISVQKHNDELKIPKCIEKMDISYLCGHSVGELLHVEEKSTELSLTKSLRPNCKITIPEVRPYYLGALIYYYELQTAYAGELFNINTYDQPGVEEGKTFAYGVMGRKGYEAKKKEFDAAQHNDIQHIIHF encoded by the coding sequence ATGTCGCAATCATTTAAGAGAGAAAGAATGCTTTTTGATTTTAACAACATGATGGATAAGGCAATTGGGGCAGAGCATGGTGTTTCTCAAGAGGAATTGGAATCAATAATTCCATCGATCAACGATGCATTTGCGGAAATTGATGGAAAGAAAGATTCAAAGGAATTAGGTTTTGCAAAGCTGCCGTATGAGACCGATAATGCAAAAAAAATCGTTGAGATGGGTAAAGAGATTGCTAAGCGCAGCAACGATTTTGTTGTGGTAGGTATCGGGGGATCGGCATTAGGTAATATTGCTCTTCATAAAGCATTGAATCATCCGTGGTACAATCATTTGAGCAAGAAAGACAGAAATGACCGGCCACGCATATTTGTTACCGATAACATTGATCCTGATTTCCTAAAAAGTCTCTTTGATGTTCTTGACCTTGAAAAAACTTTTTTTAACGTGATAACCAAGTCCGGTGATACCGCTGAGACAATGTCAACATTCTTTGTATTTATGGATCATATGAAAAAGACATTTAAGGGAAAAGATATAAGTTCGCATTTTACTGCAACAACGAGTCTTACAAAAGGAAATCTCCTCAAAATTGCCCAAAAAGAAGGATTTGATATTCTTGAGATACCTGATGATGTTGGAGGCCGTTTTTCAGTGCTTTCTAATGTAGGGCTGTTATCGCTTGCAACATCGGGAATAGATATCGAGGAACTTTTAGCGGGTGCCCGCGATATGGATGAATTTTGTAATAATTCTGATATTTGGGAAAATCCAGCGCTTATGTCAGCTGCACTACAATATTTGATGTATCGTAAAGGAAAGCCAATGTCAGTTCTTATGCCATATTCAAACGCGTTGAAAGAATTTGCTGACTGGTATGCCCAATTATGGGCTGAGAGTCTCGGTAAAAAGGTTAATAAGAATGGAGACGAAGTTTTTGTTGGTCCTACACCGATAAAAGCATTAGGTGCAACCGATCAACATTCGCAGGTCCAGCTATATAGAGAAGGGCCTAATGATAAAGTAGTTACCTTTATCAGTGTCCAAAAACATAACGATGAACTGAAAATACCAAAATGTATCGAAAAAATGGATATAAGCTATTTGTGCGGGCATTCAGTAGGAGAGCTTTTGCACGTCGAGGAAAAATCTACTGAGCTGTCACTGACAAAGAGTTTACGTCCAAATTGTAAGATTACTATACCTGAGGTGCGACCATATTATTTAGGCGCATTAATATATTATTACGAACTTCAAACAGCATATGCCGGGGAGTTATTTAATATTAATACCTATGATCAACCGGGTGTTGAAGAAGGCAAGACATTCGCATACGGTGTTATGGGGCGTAAAGGGTATGAGGCAAAGAAAAAAGAGTTTGATGCGGCTCAGCATAATGATATCCAACATATCATACATTTCTAA
- a CDS encoding UvrD-helicase domain-containing protein, translating to MKNILKELNLSQQQAVKHNRGPALVIAGAGTGKTTVLTYRICYLIQNGTNIDNVLAVTFTNKAANEIKSRVRKLVKHDNFKWIGTFHSICLKILRQEAELVGFGANFVIYDSADQRALIKICLKELGIEEAQYKPQAVQEHISRAKSRLIWPDEYRSKRSQVRDAIIAKVYTLYQNKLRQCNALDFDDLIAYTVKLLMDNPRTLQKYQNMYKHVLIDEYQDTNCAQHKLVKLLSKHNGNVFAVGDEDQSIYGFRGAEVGNILDFKNSFTKTKLYKLEQNYRSTQTILRCANGLIGHNSERIGKTLWTKNEVGDKIMRNHAVSEHEEVELIVQSIKELYKKRRFSLGEMVVFYRVHALSRIIEEGFRRARIPYEIVGGVGFYGRKEIKDILAYLKLVVSSSDDVSFLRVINTPVRGIGQGSVKILAEYAKNHKMSLYAAAHIVAEIPKIPTKAKTAFEAFVKMIENLRLEKEDINAGVMLKKIIDASGYVKALKEQKTADARARIENVNELKSAALEFEERNDIKTTERFLEEISLFSDIDFFQEDDDKVTLMTIHAAKGLQFGVVFLVGMEKGIFPYVGSQYNGDGELEEERRLCYVALTRAKKLLYISSAQNRLLYGARLNNEISPFLTELPHQLLEEVSLFRKLQFDPEKADHDVQPSKGKIRVNTSYAVGEKVKHLKFGKGKITKIYGQGEDMRLTIQFTKQPSPMLLMAKFANLCRE from the coding sequence ATGAAAAACATATTAAAAGAACTCAATTTGTCGCAGCAACAAGCGGTAAAACACAATAGGGGACCAGCACTGGTAATTGCGGGTGCCGGGACAGGAAAGACAACCGTACTTACTTATAGAATCTGTTATCTTATTCAAAATGGTACAAACATAGACAATGTGTTGGCGGTAACATTTACGAATAAAGCAGCTAATGAAATCAAATCACGTGTACGGAAGCTTGTTAAACACGATAATTTTAAGTGGATTGGTACCTTTCACTCCATATGCTTAAAGATACTTCGGCAAGAAGCAGAATTAGTAGGTTTTGGTGCAAATTTTGTTATTTATGATTCTGCTGACCAGAGGGCTCTTATCAAGATTTGTTTGAAGGAGCTTGGGATTGAAGAAGCTCAGTATAAACCGCAAGCTGTTCAAGAGCACATATCTCGAGCTAAAAGCAGACTGATCTGGCCAGATGAATACCGCAGTAAACGATCGCAGGTTCGTGACGCAATAATTGCAAAAGTGTATACATTATACCAGAACAAGCTGCGTCAGTGTAATGCGCTTGATTTTGATGATCTTATTGCCTATACCGTAAAATTACTCATGGATAATCCCCGGACTTTGCAGAAGTATCAGAATATGTATAAACACGTATTAATTGATGAATATCAGGACACAAATTGCGCGCAACATAAGCTGGTCAAGTTGCTTTCTAAGCATAACGGTAATGTGTTTGCAGTCGGTGACGAAGATCAATCAATATATGGTTTCCGTGGTGCGGAAGTTGGTAATATTCTTGATTTTAAAAATAGTTTTACCAAGACTAAGCTCTATAAGTTAGAGCAAAATTATAGGTCGACACAAACGATTCTTCGGTGTGCAAACGGTTTAATTGGGCACAATTCTGAACGTATAGGAAAGACACTCTGGACAAAAAATGAGGTAGGGGACAAGATTATGCGAAACCATGCAGTGTCAGAGCATGAAGAAGTTGAGCTTATTGTCCAATCAATAAAAGAGCTATATAAGAAACGGCGATTTAGTCTTGGTGAAATGGTTGTTTTCTACAGGGTGCATGCACTTTCACGCATAATTGAAGAAGGCTTTAGACGGGCACGCATACCCTATGAAATAGTAGGCGGGGTAGGTTTTTATGGCAGAAAAGAAATAAAAGATATTCTTGCATATTTAAAGCTGGTCGTTTCTTCTTCTGATGATGTGAGTTTTTTAAGGGTAATAAATACACCTGTTCGCGGTATTGGGCAAGGTTCGGTAAAGATACTCGCTGAATACGCAAAAAATCACAAGATGTCATTATATGCAGCCGCGCATATTGTAGCAGAAATACCAAAAATCCCGACAAAAGCGAAAACCGCCTTTGAAGCATTTGTGAAAATGATTGAGAATCTGAGGCTCGAAAAAGAAGATATTAACGCCGGAGTGATGCTTAAAAAGATCATTGATGCATCGGGGTATGTCAAAGCGCTTAAAGAACAAAAAACAGCCGATGCACGTGCACGCATTGAAAACGTAAACGAACTTAAATCTGCAGCACTTGAGTTTGAAGAACGAAATGACATTAAGACAACAGAGAGATTCTTAGAAGAAATATCACTGTTTTCTGATATAGATTTTTTTCAAGAAGATGATGATAAAGTTACATTGATGACTATACATGCCGCTAAAGGGTTACAGTTTGGAGTTGTGTTCTTGGTTGGGATGGAGAAAGGTATATTCCCGTACGTGGGGAGCCAATACAATGGTGATGGAGAGCTTGAGGAAGAAAGACGCCTGTGTTATGTTGCGTTAACGAGAGCAAAAAAATTACTCTATATCTCTTCAGCACAGAATAGGTTGCTGTATGGTGCGAGATTAAATAATGAGATATCTCCGTTTCTCACTGAATTGCCACATCAGTTATTAGAAGAAGTATCGTTATTTAGGAAACTACAGTTCGATCCTGAAAAAGCAGATCATGATGTGCAGCCTTCAAAAGGCAAGATACGTGTTAACACGTCATATGCCGTTGGCGAAAAGGTGAAGCACCTGAAGTTTGGAAAAGGAAAGATAACAAAGATATACGGCCAAGGCGAAGATATGCGTCTTACGATACAGTTTACTAAACAACCCAGCCCGATGCTGCTCATGGCAAAATTTGCAAATCTATGCAGGGAGTAA
- a CDS encoding RidA family protein, whose amino-acid sequence MKECFSSDRVPQPVGPYSQAVKAGNFLFLSGQIPIDPDSNKIVCGDITDQTKCVLNNIKGLLEENNLSLEAVIKATIYVRNMEQFVQVNEVYGSYFTSNYPARVTVEVSRLPKDVDIEIDAIALL is encoded by the coding sequence ATGAAAGAATGTTTCTCATCGGACAGAGTTCCTCAACCGGTTGGTCCATATTCTCAGGCAGTGAAAGCCGGAAATTTTCTTTTTCTTTCCGGTCAAATACCAATAGATCCTGATTCTAATAAAATCGTTTGTGGTGATATAACTGATCAAACAAAATGTGTACTAAATAATATTAAGGGACTCTTGGAAGAGAATAATCTTTCACTAGAGGCAGTGATTAAAGCAACGATATATGTGCGTAATATGGAGCAATTTGTGCAGGTTAATGAGGTGTATGGATCCTATTTTACCAGTAACTATCCCGCCCGTGTTACCGTAGAAGTATCGAGACTCCCCAAAGATGTTGATATAGAAATCGATGCTATAGCACTGCTCTGA
- the ruvB gene encoding Holliday junction branch migration DNA helicase RuvB, which yields MTNEMVHDQHPISSLAERDLQYEVPLRPDLLDDFIGQEKIKERLTISIEAAAQRNEALEHTLFSGPPGLGKTTLANIVAKKVGANIKTTSGPAIEKAGDLAGLLTGLENGDVLFIDEIHRLNHVVEEYLYPAMEDFVLDIMIDKGPAARSVRLNLPRFTLIGATTRSGLLTSPLRSRFGIVNRLDYYNEKAINEIVKRSAKILNVEVDAEGSLEIAKRSRGTPRIANCLLRRVRDYAQIKADNWINKDVADQALNMFDIDEFGLDEMDKKILTTIIEKFSGGPVGVSTIATAVGEETGTIEEVYEPYLIQQGYIKRTPSGRVITPRAQKYFGKGKKIQAQDELF from the coding sequence ATGACAAACGAAATGGTTCATGATCAACATCCGATATCATCACTTGCAGAACGTGACCTGCAATACGAAGTTCCTTTAAGACCTGATTTGTTAGATGATTTTATCGGACAAGAAAAGATCAAAGAACGGCTTACGATATCTATTGAAGCCGCTGCGCAGCGAAATGAAGCGTTAGAACACACGCTTTTCTCAGGCCCACCGGGTCTGGGGAAAACGACACTTGCAAATATTGTTGCAAAAAAGGTCGGGGCAAACATAAAGACGACTTCCGGGCCAGCTATTGAAAAAGCAGGTGATCTGGCAGGGCTCTTGACCGGTCTTGAAAACGGTGACGTTCTCTTTATAGATGAAATTCATCGTCTTAATCATGTGGTAGAAGAGTATCTGTATCCGGCAATGGAAGATTTTGTACTTGATATTATGATCGATAAAGGGCCGGCAGCCCGGTCTGTACGGCTTAATTTGCCTCGATTTACGTTAATAGGTGCTACCACCCGAAGCGGCCTTCTTACATCTCCTTTACGATCACGATTCGGTATTGTTAACCGCCTTGATTATTATAATGAAAAAGCGATTAATGAAATCGTGAAACGATCAGCAAAAATACTTAATGTTGAAGTTGATGCCGAGGGATCACTTGAAATAGCAAAACGTTCACGAGGTACACCGAGAATTGCAAACTGTCTTCTTCGCCGTGTACGTGACTATGCGCAGATAAAGGCGGATAACTGGATAAACAAGGACGTTGCTGATCAGGCTCTCAATATGTTCGATATTGATGAGTTCGGCCTTGATGAGATGGATAAAAAGATCCTAACCACTATAATAGAGAAGTTTAGTGGCGGTCCGGTTGGTGTGAGCACTATTGCTACTGCTGTTGGTGAAGAGACTGGGACTATTGAGGAAGTATACGAACCATATCTTATTCAGCAAGGATATATCAAACGAACACCAAGCGGCAGAGTTATCACTCCACGTGCACAGAAATATTTCGGTAAAGGAAAGAAAATACAGGCACAAGACGAGCTCTTTTAA